From Posidoniimonas corsicana, one genomic window encodes:
- a CDS encoding protein kinase domain-containing protein, giving the protein MSRCQACQNELDRAQVDAGRCAECGAAIPASVRQQHLASDQKATVDSAESIDLVIEPDDPAPADDPKQTIDISESDTHATVELTPDQPSAPAPKHPTIDDRIDATVEFDAPTGSGPDAAARQTTPGAGGAGSTHPMHADFTIDFGGDDPDLSAHMSSEWGLSVAPEFKQNQTIRQSGTVNEFISKNTRSSLPVKNRSLKLKVDDESGEMMPLVPGDVPDYELLDMIGQGGMGVVYAATQSSIARTVAVKMFKPGAKVTNEQRDKFISEAVVTGELDHPNIVPIYDMGANEEGALFYSMKRVKGTPWDDVIAKKSLDENLNILLRVADAVAFAHAGGVVHRDLKPENVMLGDYGEVLVMDWGLARVTKAFRNAGAIYQADSLGGTPAYMSPEMARGPVENIDQRSDVYLLGAILYEVISGKAPHSGRDVMQCLMAAANNKIDPIEQTGELFEIAMRAMATKPADRYQTVKELQAAIQRYQAHSESLLLTDNAERHLDTAQQSTDYQYYARALYGFQEAITLWPENDKAKGLLEQTRLAYAGSALANEDFDLGVSLLEGDTPEQERLLLALQRGKLERDARQRRLTFFKRLATAALVAILIGGSYFTYEIRKQRNVAVEQRAKAVESAEIAEAARLVAEDAQQKERKQKEIAVEARAEAVANEKEAKRQEGIAKQEEEKAKAATKVAVAAKAAEEYEAYVARIGLAAAKIDENAFDAAREILADCPPTLRNWEWGRLHYLCGLSPQRFEHAGPVEAVAYSPDGRQVASGDWDGRLIVRDAETHEELLSQQLAQYVHSVAYSPDGRRLAAGCSDGSIHLFDVSSGEQETMLRGPQQGVLSVRFSPDGRRLLTAGYDSKARLWDLATGRQLQTFDDHSWWVWSADFSADGAQIVTASQDGKSIVYRLDPVQRRYVLQTVFDQHEGPVYSAAFSPADGRVATAGYDNSVCMWSPSMVQAADLAGRIAGAGGAELDYVRLSGHRGPVRGVAFSADGKYLLSGSYDNSLRLWDVDQNQTLKTLRGHGSGVRACAFAPDGRWAASGGQDQSVRLWDIAGYEESRILRGRVLNDHSDAVLSARFSADGSRVITASRDRSSKLWDAENGSLLTTFQEGHEYLASSAVFFDNGRRVATGAGDNSVRVWDVAAGAELFDLRPTGRAGALAVSPDGRWIATGGPDNQARLWPARDGAEPVVMSGHAEEVTAAAFSLDGALAATGDNRGVIRLWSFDGEQWRPSHVMQGHSRTITALRFAGDRLISASGDNTCGQWDPATGQEDRRLVLKHPDWVSSLDVSSDGRLAVTSCEDGLARVWRLADASLLAEHAGPLQPVAESNQRPRRKAYTHVSFSPAADQVLLTLPADRAALAWRWREGGDPRPALAAGQRPKQLWVAEFAGSADRVLTIGGNDAQLWDARQPQPVVSFSPHGAVSSASLSPDGRLAATGSWDNSVKLWDTQTGRSVRKLEGAHQGYVNSVMFSPISDDELLTASDDGTAVLWRLGEGEPQRSVLRGHRGRVLQAVYSADAQRVLTAGSDKTARLWDRQGAELQVFNGHEWAVLACAISPDGQRVVTGSQDNTAIVWSVETGRPIATLSGHTASVTSVAFSADGRRVLTGSQDRAAKLWDADTGKEVLTLDGHTREVTSVAFSPDGRSALTASRDGAAMLWLAEPWQGEPVALRGL; this is encoded by the coding sequence ATGTCTCGCTGCCAAGCATGCCAGAACGAACTTGACCGCGCCCAGGTCGACGCCGGACGCTGCGCGGAGTGCGGCGCCGCCATCCCCGCGTCGGTGCGCCAGCAGCACCTGGCGAGCGACCAGAAGGCCACCGTCGACTCCGCCGAGTCGATCGACCTGGTCATCGAGCCAGACGACCCGGCACCCGCGGACGACCCGAAGCAGACGATCGACATCAGCGAGTCCGACACCCACGCCACGGTCGAGCTGACGCCCGACCAGCCGTCGGCGCCGGCGCCCAAGCACCCCACCATCGACGACCGCATTGACGCTACGGTGGAGTTTGACGCACCGACCGGCAGCGGGCCTGATGCGGCCGCCCGGCAGACGACGCCGGGCGCCGGGGGGGCGGGCTCCACCCACCCGATGCACGCCGACTTCACCATCGACTTCGGCGGCGACGACCCCGACCTCAGCGCCCACATGAGCAGCGAGTGGGGCCTGTCGGTGGCGCCGGAGTTTAAGCAGAACCAAACCATCCGCCAGAGCGGCACGGTCAACGAGTTCATCTCGAAAAACACCCGCAGCTCGCTGCCCGTCAAGAACCGATCGCTCAAGCTCAAGGTCGACGACGAGTCCGGCGAGATGATGCCGCTGGTCCCCGGCGACGTGCCCGACTACGAGCTCCTGGACATGATCGGCCAGGGCGGGATGGGCGTGGTGTACGCCGCGACGCAGTCGTCGATCGCCCGCACCGTGGCGGTCAAGATGTTCAAGCCGGGCGCCAAGGTCACCAACGAGCAGCGGGACAAGTTCATCTCCGAGGCGGTGGTCACCGGCGAGCTTGACCACCCCAACATCGTGCCCATCTACGACATGGGCGCCAACGAGGAGGGGGCGCTCTTCTACTCGATGAAACGCGTCAAGGGCACGCCCTGGGACGATGTCATCGCCAAGAAGTCGCTCGACGAGAACCTCAACATCCTCCTCCGGGTGGCGGACGCGGTCGCGTTTGCTCACGCCGGCGGCGTCGTGCACCGCGACCTCAAGCCCGAGAACGTGATGCTCGGCGACTACGGCGAGGTGCTGGTGATGGACTGGGGCCTGGCCCGCGTCACCAAGGCGTTCCGCAACGCGGGCGCCATCTACCAGGCGGACAGCCTCGGCGGCACGCCCGCCTACATGTCGCCCGAGATGGCCCGCGGCCCGGTCGAAAACATCGACCAACGCAGCGACGTCTACCTGCTGGGCGCCATCCTGTACGAGGTGATCAGCGGCAAGGCGCCGCACTCCGGCCGCGACGTCATGCAGTGCCTAATGGCCGCCGCCAACAACAAGATCGACCCGATCGAGCAGACCGGCGAACTGTTCGAGATCGCCATGCGGGCGATGGCCACCAAGCCGGCGGACCGCTACCAGACCGTCAAGGAGCTGCAGGCCGCCATCCAGCGGTACCAGGCCCACTCCGAGAGCCTGCTGCTCACCGACAACGCCGAGCGGCACCTCGACACGGCACAGCAGAGCACCGACTACCAGTACTATGCGCGGGCGCTGTACGGCTTCCAGGAGGCGATCACCCTCTGGCCCGAGAACGACAAAGCCAAGGGGTTGCTGGAGCAAACCCGGCTGGCCTACGCCGGTTCGGCGCTGGCCAACGAAGACTTTGACCTCGGCGTCTCGCTGCTGGAGGGCGACACGCCCGAGCAGGAGCGGCTGCTCCTGGCTCTGCAGCGCGGCAAGCTGGAACGCGACGCCCGGCAGCGGCGGCTCACCTTTTTCAAGCGTCTGGCCACCGCGGCGCTGGTTGCGATCCTGATCGGCGGCTCCTACTTCACGTACGAGATCCGCAAGCAGCGTAACGTAGCCGTCGAGCAACGCGCAAAAGCCGTGGAGAGCGCTGAGATTGCCGAAGCGGCGCGACTTGTCGCGGAAGACGCACAGCAGAAGGAACGCAAGCAAAAAGAAATCGCAGTAGAAGCACGGGCCGAGGCAGTCGCAAACGAAAAGGAGGCGAAGCGGCAGGAGGGGATCGCCAAGCAGGAAGAGGAGAAGGCGAAAGCCGCGACCAAAGTCGCCGTCGCCGCCAAGGCCGCCGAGGAGTACGAGGCGTACGTCGCCCGCATCGGCCTGGCCGCCGCCAAGATCGACGAGAACGCGTTTGACGCCGCCCGCGAGATCCTCGCCGACTGCCCCCCCACGCTCCGCAACTGGGAGTGGGGCAGGCTGCACTACCTGTGCGGGCTGAGCCCGCAGCGGTTCGAGCACGCCGGGCCGGTCGAGGCCGTGGCCTACTCGCCCGATGGGCGTCAGGTCGCGTCCGGCGACTGGGACGGCCGGCTGATCGTCCGCGACGCGGAAACCCACGAGGAGCTTCTTTCGCAGCAGCTCGCCCAGTACGTCCACTCGGTCGCCTACTCGCCCGACGGGCGGCGGCTGGCGGCCGGCTGCAGCGATGGTTCCATCCACCTGTTTGACGTCAGCAGCGGCGAGCAGGAAACCATGCTCCGCGGCCCGCAGCAGGGCGTGCTGAGCGTCCGCTTCTCGCCCGACGGCCGGCGACTGCTCACCGCCGGCTACGACAGCAAGGCCCGCCTGTGGGATTTGGCCACCGGCCGGCAGCTGCAGACATTCGACGACCATAGCTGGTGGGTCTGGTCCGCCGACTTCTCCGCCGACGGCGCCCAGATCGTCACCGCCAGCCAGGACGGCAAGTCCATCGTCTACCGCCTCGACCCGGTGCAGCGCCGCTACGTGCTGCAAACTGTCTTCGACCAGCACGAGGGCCCGGTCTACTCGGCCGCTTTCTCGCCGGCCGACGGGCGGGTCGCGACCGCCGGCTACGACAACTCGGTCTGCATGTGGTCGCCGTCGATGGTCCAGGCGGCCGACCTGGCCGGGCGCATCGCGGGAGCCGGCGGGGCCGAGCTCGACTATGTCCGCCTGAGCGGCCACCGCGGGCCGGTCCGCGGCGTGGCCTTCTCCGCCGACGGCAAGTACCTGCTGTCGGGCAGCTACGACAACTCGCTCCGCCTGTGGGATGTCGACCAGAACCAGACCCTCAAAACCCTCCGCGGCCACGGGTCGGGCGTCCGCGCGTGCGCATTCGCGCCCGACGGCCGGTGGGCCGCCTCGGGCGGGCAGGACCAGAGCGTGCGGCTGTGGGATATCGCCGGCTACGAGGAGTCGCGGATCCTCCGCGGCCGCGTGCTGAACGACCACTCCGACGCCGTGCTGAGCGCCCGCTTCTCGGCCGACGGCTCGCGGGTGATCACCGCCAGCCGCGACCGCTCCTCCAAGCTGTGGGACGCAGAGAACGGCAGCCTGCTCACCACCTTCCAAGAGGGCCACGAATACCTCGCTTCCAGTGCCGTGTTCTTCGACAACGGCCGCCGCGTGGCGACCGGCGCCGGCGACAACTCCGTCCGCGTGTGGGACGTCGCGGCCGGCGCCGAGCTGTTCGACCTCCGGCCCACCGGCCGCGCCGGCGCTCTGGCTGTTTCGCCCGACGGCCGGTGGATCGCCACCGGCGGCCCCGACAACCAGGCCCGCCTGTGGCCGGCCCGCGACGGCGCCGAGCCGGTCGTGATGTCGGGCCACGCCGAGGAGGTTACCGCCGCCGCGTTCAGTCTCGACGGCGCCCTGGCCGCCACCGGCGACAACCGCGGCGTCATCCGCTTGTGGTCGTTCGACGGCGAGCAGTGGCGCCCCTCGCACGTGATGCAGGGCCACAGCCGCACGATCACCGCGCTGCGATTCGCGGGCGATCGGCTGATCTCCGCCAGCGGCGACAACACCTGCGGGCAGTGGGACCCCGCCACCGGGCAGGAGGACCGCCGGCTGGTGCTCAAGCACCCGGACTGGGTCTCGTCGCTCGACGTTTCTTCCGATGGCCGGCTCGCCGTGACCAGCTGCGAGGACGGCCTGGCCCGCGTCTGGCGGCTGGCCGACGCCAGCCTGCTGGCCGAGCACGCCGGCCCGCTGCAGCCGGTCGCCGAGTCCAACCAGCGCCCCCGCCGCAAGGCCTACACGCACGTCAGCTTCTCGCCCGCCGCTGACCAGGTGCTGCTCACGCTGCCCGCCGACCGGGCCGCGCTCGCGTGGCGCTGGCGCGAAGGCGGCGACCCCCGGCCCGCGCTCGCCGCCGGGCAGCGGCCCAAGCAGCTGTGGGTCGCGGAGTTCGCCGGGTCGGCCGACCGCGTGCTCACCATCGGCGGCAACGACGCCCAGCTGTGGGACGCCCGCCAGCCGCAGCCGGTGGTCAGCTTCAGCCCGCACGGCGCGGTGTCTTCGGCGTCGCTCTCGCCGGACGGCCGCCTGGCCGCGACCGGCAGCTGGGACAACTCGGTTAAGCTGTGGGACACCCAGACGGGCCGCTCCGTCCGCAAGCTCGAGGGCGCGCACCAGGGCTACGTCAACAGCGTGATGTTCTCTCCGATCTCAGACGACGAACTCCTCACCGCCAGCGACGACGGCACGGCCGTGCTCTGGCGTCTCGGCGAGGGCGAACCCCAGCGCAGCGTTCTCCGCGGCCACCGCGGCCGCGTGCTGCAGGCGGTCTACTCGGCCGACGCCCAGCGGGTGCTCACCGCCGGCTCCGACAAGACCGCCCGCCTGTGGGACCGCCAAGGCGCCGAGCTCCAAGTCTTCAATGGGCACGAGTGGGCCGTGCTGGCCTGCGCCATCAGCCCCGACGGCCAGCGCGTCGTGACCGGGAGCCAGGACAACACCGCCATCGTGTGGAGCGTCGAAACCGGTCGGCCGATCGCCACGCTCTCCGGGCACACGGCCAGCGTCACCTCCGTGGCGTTCTCGGCCGACGGCCGCCGCGTGCTGACCGGCAGCCAGGACCGCGCCGCCAAGCTGTGGGACGCCGACACCGGCAAGGAGGTCCTCACCCTCGACGGCCACACCCGCGAGGTGACCAGCGTGGCGTTCTCGCCCGACGGCCGCAGCGCCCTGACCGCCAGCCGCGACGGCGCCGCCATGCTGTGGCTCGCCGAGCCCTGGCAGGGCGAGCCGGTCGCCCTCCGCGGCCTCTAA
- a CDS encoding lysophospholipid acyltransferase family protein: MNHTLRYLFFLLVVRPVVLIVLGLNIRRHELLPRGGPAIVVANHNSHLDAFALMSLFPLRLLPRLRPVAAADYFFKNAVRAWFATKIVGIIPLQRDVKKERRDPLCDLSAALERGEILVLFPEGSRGQPEQRAEFKTGVAHLAKRHPEVPVTAVFMHGLGKSLPRGERVLVPFFCDIFVGEPVTWTGDRESYMNLLNERFDALASEARIPEWK; encoded by the coding sequence GTGAACCACACGCTCCGCTACCTGTTCTTCCTGCTGGTCGTGCGGCCGGTGGTGCTGATCGTGCTCGGCCTGAACATCCGCCGGCACGAGCTGCTGCCGCGGGGCGGGCCGGCCATTGTGGTCGCCAACCACAACAGCCACCTCGACGCGTTCGCGCTGATGAGCCTGTTCCCGCTGCGGCTGCTGCCGCGGCTCCGCCCGGTGGCCGCCGCCGACTACTTCTTCAAGAACGCGGTGCGGGCGTGGTTCGCCACCAAGATTGTCGGCATTATCCCTCTGCAGCGGGACGTCAAGAAGGAGCGGCGGGACCCGCTGTGCGACCTGTCCGCCGCGCTGGAGAGGGGCGAGATCCTGGTCCTGTTCCCCGAGGGTTCGCGCGGCCAGCCGGAGCAGCGGGCCGAGTTCAAGACCGGCGTCGCGCACCTGGCGAAACGCCACCCGGAGGTCCCGGTCACGGCGGTCTTTATGCACGGCCTGGGAAAGTCGCTGCCGCGTGGCGAGCGGGTGCTGGTGCCGTTCTTCTGCGACATCTTCGTTGGCGAACCGGTCACGTGGACGGGCGACCGGGAGTCGTACATGAACCTGCTCAACGAGCGGTTCGACGCGCTCGCGTCCGAGGCGCGGATCCCCGAGTGGAAGTAG
- a CDS encoding phosphatidate cytidylyltransferase translates to MLFSELPVEVNWTLAAVFACLVFASAVTVTLAKLKPDKDSAELRDRVRTWWMIVVLFAATLWMGYAFAIFFFAFVSYLAFKELLSLIPTRRADRRVLFWAYLVIPAQYAMVYLDWYGVVIVFIPVYIFLFLPVRMLMIGETEGYLRAYGTLHWGLMTTVFCLSHAALLLMFQPRDVTRLEPAWPSEAGALHPGAGLLVFLVLMTEVNDIAQFLWGKSLGRRKIAPKVSPGKTVVGFVGGAATTAALAMLLGPAITLFTWQTAAGAGLIIGVAGFVGDLAISMLKRDLGVKDSGSTLPGHGGVLDRIDSLIYTAPLIFHYVFFLY, encoded by the coding sequence ATGCTGTTCTCGGAACTCCCCGTCGAGGTCAACTGGACGCTGGCCGCGGTGTTCGCCTGCCTGGTGTTCGCGTCCGCCGTCACGGTGACGCTGGCCAAACTGAAGCCGGACAAGGACTCCGCCGAGCTCCGCGACCGCGTCCGCACCTGGTGGATGATTGTGGTGCTGTTCGCCGCCACGCTGTGGATGGGGTACGCGTTCGCCATCTTCTTCTTCGCGTTCGTCAGCTACCTGGCGTTCAAGGAGTTGCTGTCGCTGATCCCCACCCGCCGCGCCGACCGCCGCGTGCTGTTCTGGGCCTACCTGGTCATCCCCGCCCAGTACGCGATGGTCTACCTCGACTGGTACGGCGTGGTGATCGTGTTTATCCCGGTCTATATCTTTCTGTTCCTGCCGGTGCGGATGCTGATGATCGGCGAGACCGAGGGCTACCTGCGCGCCTACGGGACGCTGCACTGGGGTCTGATGACCACCGTGTTCTGCCTGTCCCACGCGGCGTTGCTGCTGATGTTCCAGCCGCGCGACGTGACCCGGCTCGAACCGGCGTGGCCCAGCGAGGCCGGCGCGCTGCACCCGGGCGCGGGGCTGCTGGTCTTCCTGGTGCTGATGACCGAGGTGAACGACATTGCGCAGTTCCTGTGGGGCAAGTCGCTCGGCCGGCGAAAGATCGCCCCCAAAGTGAGCCCCGGCAAGACCGTTGTCGGTTTCGTTGGGGGAGCGGCGACCACCGCCGCGCTCGCGATGCTGCTGGGCCCCGCCATCACGCTGTTCACGTGGCAGACGGCGGCCGGGGCCGGGCTGATCATCGGCGTCGCCGGCTTCGTGGGCGACCTCGCGATCTCGATGCTCAAGCGCGACCTGGGCGTCAAGGACTCCGGCTCGACGCTGCCGGGGCACGGCGGCGTGCTCGACCGCATCGACAGCCTCATCTACACCGCTCCGCTGATCTTCCACTACGTCTTCTTCCTGTACTGA
- a CDS encoding CDP-alcohol phosphatidyltransferase family protein — protein sequence MADLETSNRRPLAVRRWTLFEKLAARIADAGVTPNAISVSSMVFGCGAGACLALTSRTDAFSAGQRACWLAAAALVQLRLIANLLDGMVAIEGGKKSAVGELYNEVPDRVSDTAILVGAGYAVGASPWMGYLAAVVALFVAYVRAIGAGVGAGQVFVGPMAKQQRMAVVTLAAVLLGVLPAAWTPAHDGGHGVMALALLLIVVGGVVTAVRRLRRIASFMKQSEPS from the coding sequence ATGGCCGACCTCGAGACCAGCAACCGGCGGCCGCTGGCGGTGCGGCGGTGGACGTTGTTCGAGAAACTCGCCGCGCGGATCGCCGACGCCGGCGTGACGCCCAACGCGATTTCGGTCTCCAGCATGGTGTTCGGCTGCGGCGCCGGTGCCTGCCTGGCGCTGACCTCCCGCACCGACGCGTTCTCCGCCGGGCAGCGGGCCTGCTGGCTGGCGGCGGCCGCCCTGGTGCAGCTGCGGCTGATCGCCAACCTGCTCGACGGCATGGTGGCGATCGAGGGCGGCAAGAAATCGGCGGTGGGCGAGCTGTACAACGAGGTCCCCGACCGGGTGTCGGACACCGCGATCCTGGTGGGCGCCGGGTACGCGGTGGGCGCGTCGCCCTGGATGGGCTACCTGGCCGCGGTGGTGGCGCTGTTTGTCGCCTACGTGCGGGCGATTGGAGCGGGCGTCGGCGCGGGACAGGTGTTTGTCGGTCCGATGGCCAAGCAGCAACGGATGGCGGTCGTCACGCTGGCGGCGGTTCTGCTGGGCGTGCTGCCAGCGGCCTGGACCCCGGCCCACGACGGCGGCCACGGGGTGATGGCCCTCGCGCTGCTGCTGATCGTGGTGGGAGGCGTGGTGACGGCCGTTCGACGCCTGCGACGGATCGCTTCGTTCATGAAGCAGTCGGAGCCTTCCTGA
- a CDS encoding LssY C-terminal domain-containing protein, with translation MSTDAERVDPAPAAPIERRPSRARLILKRVALGLMLYVAVAYLALPFAWEWYAHDHPRFDDSPRLTKTHDGHPGDPLNVALVGSREDIERVMAAAKWYAAAPLGFRSDLKIAADTVLKRAYDQAPVSRLYLFGRKEDLAYEQPVGKDPRQRNHVRLWKMDETTADGRQKWIGAASYDERVGLSRTTGQITHHIAPEVDQERDHLFADLEETGLLEDRQVVPGFHQTLEGRNGGGDPWRTDGALWVGVIKASRPQD, from the coding sequence ATGAGCACCGACGCCGAACGTGTCGACCCCGCGCCCGCGGCGCCGATTGAGCGGCGGCCCAGCCGCGCTAGGCTGATCCTCAAACGGGTAGCGCTCGGGTTGATGCTGTACGTGGCCGTGGCGTACCTGGCGTTGCCGTTCGCCTGGGAGTGGTACGCCCACGACCACCCCCGGTTCGATGACAGCCCGCGGCTCACCAAGACGCACGACGGGCACCCGGGCGACCCGTTGAACGTGGCGCTCGTGGGGTCGCGCGAGGACATCGAGCGGGTCATGGCCGCCGCTAAGTGGTACGCGGCCGCGCCGCTCGGCTTCCGCAGCGACCTGAAGATCGCCGCCGACACGGTTCTCAAGCGGGCGTACGACCAGGCGCCGGTCAGCCGGCTGTACCTGTTCGGGAGGAAGGAGGACCTGGCCTACGAGCAGCCGGTCGGCAAGGACCCGCGGCAGCGGAACCACGTGCGGCTCTGGAAGATGGACGAGACTACCGCCGATGGCCGCCAGAAGTGGATCGGCGCCGCCTCGTACGACGAGCGGGTCGGCCTCAGCCGCACCACTGGGCAGATCACGCACCACATTGCGCCGGAGGTGGACCAGGAGCGCGACCACCTGTTCGCCGATCTGGAGGAGACCGGGCTGCTTGAGGACCGCCAGGTCGTGCCGGGGTTCCATCAGACGCTCGAGGGCCGCAACGGCGGTGGCGACCCCTGGCGGACGGACGGCGCTCTGTGGGTCGGCGTGATCAAAGCGTCGCGGCCGCAGGATTAG
- the mdoH gene encoding glucans biosynthesis glucosyltransferase MdoH: protein MDTSADPSTGWRCGAVLAATAVMAATLTAVFWRLITPHSVDLADVMVAGIFFGLTSWMLLWTVIATIGAVLLLREPSVQPAHTDDTNVPPGQPATRTAVLLPTYNEDPRLVFSGLRAMIGSLAQTGQADRFDFFVLSDSTDPAVWLEEERRLRLLTNELDGAPHVYYRHRTQNVGKKAGNIADFCRRWGGAYDYMLVLDADSLIEGSLFVEMARRMDADPKLGILQTPPLPLGSESVLSRCQQFVCRLCGPALTRGLSYVVADGGNYWGHNAIIRTRAFVEHCGLPDLPGAPPLGGQILSHDFVEAALIRRAGYKVQLAWDLLGGYEQSPNTLPEYAVRDRRWCQGNLQHARLVVSRDIPFTSRVHFAAGVACYGSSPVWLAFLLLSPLAFLDGAAAGLVGGVGLGLFAFVMGLLILPRLYGLTLAVRDRQTLRGFGGFGRLLASTVIEFLISMLAAPILMAFHTVFVITTLTGACVGWSTQCRDTAGVTWREATLVHWRQTAVGLAAAALAAFVSPALLLWLSPILLGLVLSIPLSVAISSSRLGRLVRRTGLLQSPEEALPPPIVTRFRDCLAAAKRIDQDCTPRFRDFLRDGRQIQDHILALHATRSIQAAPAQSVKRMVAWARSGADGEPDVDDQRALLSDPAALRGVHRSLWVYGDHAAGLSQN, encoded by the coding sequence ATGGATACCTCTGCAGACCCCTCCACCGGATGGCGGTGCGGCGCGGTGCTGGCGGCGACCGCCGTGATGGCCGCGACGCTCACCGCGGTGTTCTGGCGCCTGATCACGCCCCACTCGGTCGACCTGGCCGACGTGATGGTGGCGGGCATCTTCTTCGGGCTCACGAGCTGGATGCTGCTATGGACGGTGATCGCGACCATCGGCGCGGTGCTGCTGCTCCGTGAGCCGTCCGTCCAACCGGCCCACACCGACGACACGAACGTGCCGCCCGGCCAGCCCGCGACCCGCACCGCGGTGCTGCTGCCGACCTACAACGAGGACCCGCGGCTGGTGTTCTCGGGCCTGCGGGCGATGATCGGCTCGCTGGCCCAGACCGGCCAGGCCGACCGGTTTGACTTCTTCGTGCTGAGCGACTCGACCGACCCGGCCGTCTGGCTCGAGGAGGAACGCCGGCTGCGGCTGCTCACCAACGAGCTCGACGGAGCGCCGCACGTCTACTACCGGCACCGCACGCAGAACGTCGGCAAGAAGGCGGGCAACATCGCCGACTTCTGCCGCCGCTGGGGCGGCGCCTACGACTACATGCTGGTGCTGGACGCGGACAGCCTGATCGAGGGCAGCCTGTTCGTCGAGATGGCCCGCCGCATGGACGCCGACCCCAAGCTCGGCATCCTCCAGACGCCGCCGCTGCCGCTGGGCAGCGAGTCGGTGCTGTCGCGTTGCCAGCAGTTCGTCTGCCGCCTGTGCGGCCCCGCCCTCACGCGCGGGCTGTCGTACGTGGTCGCCGACGGCGGCAACTACTGGGGCCACAATGCCATCATCCGCACGCGGGCGTTTGTCGAACACTGCGGGCTGCCCGACCTGCCCGGCGCGCCGCCGCTGGGCGGGCAGATCCTCAGCCACGACTTCGTCGAGGCCGCGCTGATCCGCCGCGCGGGCTACAAGGTGCAGCTCGCCTGGGACCTACTGGGCGGCTACGAGCAGAGCCCCAACACGCTGCCCGAGTACGCCGTCCGGGACCGCCGCTGGTGCCAGGGCAACCTGCAGCACGCGCGGCTGGTGGTGAGCCGAGACATCCCGTTCACCAGCCGCGTCCACTTTGCGGCCGGCGTAGCGTGCTACGGCAGCTCTCCGGTCTGGCTGGCGTTCCTGCTGCTCAGCCCGCTCGCGTTCCTCGACGGCGCCGCGGCGGGCCTGGTCGGGGGCGTGGGGCTCGGGCTGTTCGCCTTTGTGATGGGGCTGCTGATCCTGCCCCGGCTCTACGGGCTGACGCTCGCCGTCCGCGACCGACAGACGCTGCGCGGCTTCGGCGGGTTCGGACGCCTGCTGGCGAGCACCGTGATCGAGTTCCTGATCTCGATGCTCGCGGCCCCCATCCTGATGGCGTTCCACACCGTGTTTGTCATCACTACGCTGACCGGCGCCTGCGTCGGCTGGAGCACGCAGTGCCGCGACACCGCGGGCGTGACCTGGCGCGAAGCGACGCTGGTGCACTGGCGACAGACGGCCGTCGGCTTGGCCGCCGCCGCGTTGGCGGCGTTCGTGTCGCCGGCGCTGCTGCTGTGGCTGTCGCCGATCCTGCTCGGGCTGGTGCTTTCGATACCGCTATCGGTGGCGATCAGCAGCTCGCGGCTCGGGCGGCTGGTGCGCCGAACGGGCCTGCTGCAGTCGCCTGAGGAGGCCTTGCCGCCGCCGATTGTCACGCGCTTCCGTGACTGCCTGGCCGCGGCGAAGCGGATCGACCAGGACTGCACGCCGCGGTTCCGCGACTTCCTCCGTGACGGCCGGCAGATTCAGGACCACATCCTGGCGTTGCACGCCACCCGTTCCATCCAGGCCGCGCCCGCCCAGTCGGTCAAGCGGATGGTCGCCTGGGCCCGCAGCGGCGCCGACGGGGAGCCCGACGTTGATGACCAGCGCGCCCTGCTGAGCGACCCGGCGGCGCTCCGCGGCGTGCACCGCAGCCTGTGGGTGTACGGCGACCACGCCGCCGGCCTGAGCCAGAACTGA